Proteins encoded together in one Telopea speciosissima isolate NSW1024214 ecotype Mountain lineage chromosome 4, Tspe_v1, whole genome shotgun sequence window:
- the LOC122659240 gene encoding uncharacterized mitochondrial protein AtMg00810-like, producing the protein MTDCKTVFTPMSPSTRLTKFVGTPMDDPTLYWSTIGALQYATLTRLDIQFAINKVCHFMHSLTTDHWLVVKRILRYLKGTMSHGLLFHRHTTLSLSAFSNLDWANYPDDHKSTGGFAISLGWNLISWSSQKQATVARSSTKTEYRAIANVVAELTLDPILAQRA; encoded by the coding sequence ATGACAGATTGTAAAACTGTCTTTACACCAATGTCTCCTTCTACACGGCTCACGAAATTTGTTGGCACCCCTATGGATGATCCCACTTTATATTGGAGTACAATTGGCGCTCTCCAATATGCAACTTTGACGCGCCTAGATATTCAATTTGCAATAAACAAGGTCTGCCACTTTATGCATAGTTTGACCACCGATCATTGGTTAGTCGTTAAGCGCATTCTACGGTATCTAAAGGGCACTATGTCTCATGGCCTTCTTTTTCATCGTCATACAACTTTAAGTCTTTCAGCCTTTTCAAATTTAGACTGGGCCAACTACCCTGATGATCACAAATCAACTGGAGGTTTTGCGATATCTCTTGGTTGGAATCTCATATCATGGAGCTCGCAAAAACAAGCAACTGTCGCTCGGTCAAGTACAAAAACTGAATATCGAGCCATTGCCAATGTTGTGGCTGAACTAACATTGGATCCAATCCTTGCTCAAAGAGCTTAA